A window from Streptomyces sp. NBC_00299 encodes these proteins:
- a CDS encoding exo-beta-N-acetylmuramidase NamZ family protein: MRLSRRALLAATTAATALSAAPPASATQHRLRTGFENLAANGYAALRGQSVGIVTNPTGVTRDVRHIVDVMHADERVNLTAVFGPEHGFRGTAQAGGSEGRYDDPATGLPVYDTYLKSGRPLAGIFTASGVDTVVFDIQDAGARFYTYIWTLYDCMEAAQLAGKRFVVLDRPNPVTGRAAQGPVLHKEFATFVGRQPISQAHGMTVAELARLFNGEFLTTPVALETVRMTGWKRSGFYDAWGLPWVPPSPNMPTPDTALVYSGTCLFEGTNLSEGRGTTRPFELLGAEGIDGRWAAAANELRLPGVRFREAYFAPTFSKFQGKTIGGVQLHVHDRAAYDPVRTGIALLVTAKRAWSGFSWRPDNWIDKLTGSTQVRTMIDAGASADEVVAGWQGELTAFRRVRREYLLYK; this comes from the coding sequence ATGCGCCTATCCAGACGAGCTCTCCTCGCAGCGACCACGGCAGCAACCGCACTCTCCGCCGCACCCCCGGCCTCAGCGACCCAGCACCGCCTGCGGACCGGCTTCGAGAACCTCGCCGCAAACGGCTACGCGGCCCTGCGGGGCCAGAGCGTCGGAATCGTCACCAACCCCACCGGCGTGACCCGCGACGTCCGCCACATCGTAGACGTCATGCACGCCGACGAGAGGGTGAACCTGACGGCCGTCTTCGGCCCCGAGCACGGCTTTCGCGGCACCGCCCAGGCGGGCGGCTCCGAGGGCCGCTACGACGACCCGGCGACCGGACTCCCGGTCTACGACACGTACCTGAAGAGCGGCCGGCCCCTCGCCGGCATCTTCACCGCGTCCGGCGTGGACACGGTGGTCTTCGACATCCAGGACGCGGGCGCCCGCTTCTACACCTACATCTGGACGCTCTACGACTGCATGGAGGCGGCCCAGCTGGCCGGCAAGCGCTTCGTCGTACTGGACCGGCCGAACCCGGTGACCGGACGCGCGGCCCAAGGCCCCGTCCTCCACAAGGAGTTCGCCACCTTCGTCGGCCGCCAGCCCATTTCCCAGGCGCACGGCATGACGGTCGCCGAGCTGGCGCGGCTGTTCAACGGGGAGTTCCTCACCACTCCGGTGGCGCTGGAGACCGTACGGATGACGGGCTGGAAGCGGTCCGGGTTCTACGACGCCTGGGGCCTGCCGTGGGTGCCGCCGAGCCCGAACATGCCGACGCCGGACACCGCGCTCGTCTACTCCGGCACCTGCCTCTTCGAGGGCACGAACCTCTCGGAGGGACGCGGCACCACCCGCCCCTTCGAGCTGCTGGGCGCTGAAGGCATCGACGGACGCTGGGCGGCGGCCGCGAACGAACTCCGGCTCCCCGGCGTGCGCTTCAGGGAGGCCTACTTCGCGCCCACGTTCTCCAAGTTCCAGGGCAAGACCATCGGCGGCGTACAGCTCCACGTCCACGACCGCGCCGCCTACGACCCCGTCCGCACCGGCATCGCCCTGCTGGTGACCGCCAAGAGGGCCTGGAGTGGCTTCAGTTGGCGTCCGGACAACTGGATCGACAAGCTCACCGGCTCCACGCAGGTCCGCACGATGATCGACGCGGGCGCGAGCGCCGACGAGGTGGTGGCGGGCTGGCAGGGGGAGCTGACGGCGTTCCGGCGGGTGCGGCGGGAGTACCTCCTGTACAAGTGA
- a CDS encoding TetR/AcrR family transcriptional regulator encodes MARTTDGDGTPVPQRLLAAATRLFAERGYDRTSVQEIVEAAGVTKGALYHYFGSKDDLLHEVYARVLRVQQERLDAFAGADEPIEKRLRGAAADVVVTTIENLDDAMIFFRSMHHLSPEKNKQVRAERRRYHERFRALVEEGQETGVFSTATPADLVVDYHFGSVHHLSTWYRPDGPMSPQEVADHLADLLLRALRP; translated from the coding sequence GTGGCCAGGACGACGGACGGTGACGGTACGCCCGTCCCGCAGCGGCTGCTCGCCGCCGCCACCCGGCTCTTCGCGGAGCGCGGCTACGACCGCACCTCGGTGCAGGAGATCGTCGAGGCGGCCGGCGTCACCAAGGGGGCGCTGTACCACTACTTCGGTTCCAAGGACGACCTCCTGCACGAGGTGTACGCGCGCGTGCTGCGCGTTCAGCAGGAGCGGCTCGATGCCTTCGCGGGGGCCGACGAGCCCATCGAGAAGCGGCTGCGGGGAGCGGCGGCGGACGTCGTGGTGACGACCATCGAGAACCTCGACGACGCGATGATCTTCTTCCGCTCGATGCACCATCTCAGCCCGGAGAAGAACAAGCAGGTGCGCGCCGAGCGGCGGCGCTACCACGAGCGCTTCCGCGCGCTCGTCGAGGAGGGCCAGGAGACGGGCGTCTTCTCCACGGCGACCCCGGCGGACCTCGTCGTGGACTACCACTTCGGCTCCGTCCACCACCTGTCGACCTGGTACCGCCCCGACGGCCCGATGAGCCCCCAGGAGGTCGCGGACCACTTGGCGGACCTGCTGCTGCGGGCGCTGCGGCCCTGA
- a CDS encoding acyl-CoA dehydrogenase, giving the protein MDFAFDARTEELCAKLLAFMDEYVYPAEAVAEEQRAELASPWDTPAVVEELKAEARRQGLWNLFLPDREYGAGLTNLQYAPLAEITGRSPHLAPTATNCAAPDTGNMEVLSQFGDEQQKKQWLEPLLAGEIRSAFAMTEPDVASSDATNITTHIERDGDEYVITGRKWYISGAMNPDCKILIVMGKTDPDGEDIRRQQSMVLVPRDTPGVTIKRAMQVFGYEDHSHGGHAEVIFDHARVPVSNLVGEEGGGFAIAQARLGPGRIHHCMRLIGMAERAIELMCRRAVSRNAFGKALAQQGVVHNWIADARVTVEQLRLLVLKTAWLMDTVGNKGAHTEIQSIKIATPRAVVDIIDRAIQLHGAGGVSQDFPLAELYAGARTLMIADGPDEVHQRSLARRELKKYL; this is encoded by the coding sequence ATGGACTTCGCGTTCGACGCGCGCACCGAGGAACTGTGCGCCAAGCTCCTCGCCTTCATGGACGAGTACGTCTACCCCGCCGAGGCGGTCGCCGAGGAGCAGCGGGCCGAGCTGGCGTCCCCGTGGGACACGCCGGCCGTGGTGGAGGAGCTCAAGGCCGAGGCGCGCAGGCAGGGCCTGTGGAACCTCTTCCTGCCGGACCGGGAGTACGGGGCCGGGCTCACCAACCTCCAGTACGCCCCGCTCGCCGAAATCACCGGACGCTCCCCGCACCTGGCACCGACGGCCACGAACTGCGCGGCGCCCGACACCGGGAACATGGAGGTGCTGTCCCAGTTCGGCGACGAGCAGCAGAAGAAGCAGTGGCTGGAGCCGCTGCTGGCCGGTGAGATCCGCTCGGCGTTCGCGATGACCGAGCCGGACGTGGCCTCCTCGGACGCCACGAACATCACCACGCACATCGAGCGGGACGGCGACGAGTACGTCATCACCGGTCGCAAGTGGTACATCTCCGGGGCGATGAACCCGGACTGCAAGATCCTCATCGTGATGGGCAAGACGGACCCGGACGGCGAGGACATCCGCCGTCAGCAGTCCATGGTCCTGGTGCCCCGGGACACCCCGGGCGTCACCATCAAGCGCGCGATGCAGGTCTTCGGCTACGAGGACCACTCCCACGGCGGCCACGCCGAGGTGATCTTCGACCACGCGCGTGTGCCGGTTTCCAACCTCGTCGGCGAGGAGGGCGGCGGGTTCGCCATCGCGCAGGCGCGGCTCGGTCCGGGCCGTATCCACCACTGCATGCGGCTGATCGGCATGGCCGAGCGGGCGATCGAGCTGATGTGCCGCCGGGCGGTGTCCCGCAACGCCTTCGGCAAGGCGCTGGCCCAGCAGGGCGTGGTCCACAACTGGATCGCCGACGCGCGGGTGACGGTCGAGCAGCTCCGTCTGCTGGTCCTGAAGACGGCCTGGCTGATGGACACCGTCGGCAACAAGGGTGCCCACACGGAGATCCAGTCCATCAAGATCGCCACGCCGCGGGCGGTCGTCGACATCATCGACCGGGCGATCCAGTTGCACGGGGCGGGGGGTGTCAGCCAGGACTTCCCGCTCGCGGAGCTGTACGCCGGGGCGCGGACCCTGATGATCGCCGACGGGCCGGACGAGGTGCACCAGCGGTCGCTGGCTCGGCGGGAGTTGAAGAAGTACCTGTAA
- a CDS encoding NADP-dependent oxidoreductase, whose translation MKGISYTRYGGPDELAYGNLRDPRVGPDSVLVKVRAAAVNPVDWKCREGYMDRMLEPVFPVVPGWDVAGVVVQPGVSVTEFGVGDEVIGYVREDVLSRGTFAEYVAAPVRTLARKPRNLTWEEAAGLPLVGLTAFQVLTKVLQVKRDETVLVHAAAGGVGSIAVQLARHLGARVIGTASAHNHDFVRGLGGEPVEYGDGLTERVRGIAPEGVDAAFDTVGGDALKASANLLAPEGRLVSIADPDVFDYGGRYYFVRPDAADLLRLSELAEEGVVSVHVSETFPLERAADAHRLNQEGRTRGKIVVTVDWETEEEPVAPEGLWQGAE comes from the coding sequence ATGAAGGGGATCAGCTACACACGCTACGGCGGGCCCGACGAGCTCGCATACGGGAATCTGCGCGATCCGCGCGTCGGCCCCGACTCCGTGCTGGTGAAGGTGCGGGCGGCCGCGGTCAACCCGGTCGACTGGAAGTGCCGCGAGGGCTACATGGACCGGATGCTGGAGCCGGTCTTCCCGGTCGTCCCCGGCTGGGACGTAGCCGGCGTTGTCGTTCAGCCGGGCGTGTCCGTCACGGAGTTCGGCGTCGGTGACGAGGTCATCGGCTATGTGCGTGAGGACGTGCTCTCCCGTGGCACCTTCGCCGAGTACGTCGCCGCGCCCGTACGCACCCTCGCGCGCAAGCCCCGCAACCTCACCTGGGAGGAGGCGGCCGGTCTGCCGCTGGTGGGGCTGACGGCGTTCCAGGTGCTGACCAAGGTCCTCCAGGTCAAGCGCGACGAGACGGTCCTGGTGCACGCCGCCGCCGGCGGCGTGGGCTCGATCGCCGTCCAGCTCGCCCGCCATCTGGGTGCCCGGGTGATCGGTACGGCGAGCGCGCACAACCATGACTTCGTACGCGGTCTCGGCGGTGAGCCGGTCGAGTACGGCGACGGCCTGACCGAGCGGGTGCGGGGGATTGCGCCCGAGGGCGTGGACGCCGCGTTCGACACGGTCGGCGGCGACGCGCTGAAGGCCTCGGCCAACCTGCTGGCCCCCGAGGGCCGCCTGGTGTCCATCGCCGACCCGGACGTCTTCGACTACGGGGGCCGCTACTACTTCGTCCGCCCCGATGCGGCTGACCTGCTGCGGCTGTCCGAGCTGGCGGAGGAGGGGGTGGTGTCCGTGCACGTCTCGGAGACGTTCCCGCTGGAGCGGGCGGCGGACGCGCACCGGCTCAACCAGGAGGGCCGTACCCGGGGCAAGATCGTGGTGACGGTGGACTGGGAGACGGAGGAGGAGCCGGTGGCGCCGGAGGGGCTGTGGCAGGGGGCGGAGTGA
- a CDS encoding SDR family oxidoreductase gives MVEAVQGAGVVVTGAGGGIGAALARRFAAEGARVVVNDLDAGKAKAVAEEIGGIAVAGDASAVVADARDALGGTVDVYCANAGVAFGGDDPGQPLDEKAWSTSWDVNVMAHVRAANELLPAWLERGSGRFVSTVSAAGLLTMIGAAPYAVTKHGAYAFAEYLSLTYRHRGVKVHAICPQGVRTDMLDATGSAGDLVLKPTAIAPQDVADALFKGMAEDRFLILPHPEVSGYYQARAAEPDRWLTNMNHLQQKWEEAR, from the coding sequence ATGGTGGAAGCCGTTCAGGGTGCCGGAGTCGTCGTGACCGGGGCTGGAGGTGGCATCGGGGCTGCGCTGGCCCGGCGCTTTGCCGCCGAGGGGGCTCGTGTCGTCGTCAACGATCTGGACGCGGGGAAGGCGAAGGCGGTCGCCGAGGAGATCGGCGGCATCGCGGTCGCCGGTGATGCCTCCGCCGTCGTCGCCGATGCCCGGGACGCGCTGGGTGGCACGGTCGACGTCTACTGCGCCAACGCCGGTGTCGCCTTCGGAGGTGACGACCCTGGACAGCCGCTCGACGAGAAGGCCTGGTCGACGTCCTGGGACGTCAATGTGATGGCACACGTGCGTGCCGCCAACGAACTGCTCCCCGCCTGGCTGGAGCGCGGCAGCGGACGCTTCGTCTCCACCGTCTCCGCCGCCGGACTGCTCACCATGATCGGCGCCGCGCCCTACGCCGTCACCAAGCACGGCGCCTATGCCTTCGCCGAGTACCTGTCGCTGACGTACCGCCACCGCGGCGTCAAGGTGCACGCCATCTGCCCGCAGGGCGTGCGCACCGACATGCTGGACGCCACCGGCAGCGCGGGTGACCTGGTGCTCAAGCCCACCGCCATCGCGCCACAGGACGTGGCGGACGCCCTGTTCAAGGGCATGGCGGAGGACCGCTTCCTGATCCTGCCGCACCCCGAGGTCTCCGGGTACTACCAGGCGCGGGCCGCCGAGCCGGACCGCTGGCTGACCAACATGAACCACCTCCAGCAGAAGTGGGAGGAAGCCCGGTGA
- a CDS encoding phosphotransferase family protein, which produces MSPDHPPGLDLDRLRGLLERERPGLAHGPLTGRLIEGGRSNLTYMVSDGTSQWVVRRPPLGHVLATAHDMKREHRVISALHPTDVPVPRPVLLCEDEEVLGAPFYVMEFVEGTPYRTADQLAPLGAERTRGAALSLVDTLVELHAVDPASVGLDDFGRPEGFLDRQLRRWGKQLDASRNRDLAGIDELHVTLGRRLPASPAATVVHGDYRLDNVLIGDDDKIKAILDWEMSTLGDPLTDLGLLVMYSMPLGMPDSPVSTTAEAPGHPEPAELIERYAARSGRDVSAVSWYTAFAWFKLAVILEGIHYRYTLGQTVGRGFDRIGDLVPVFIEHGLSTLQDGIQEG; this is translated from the coding sequence ATGAGCCCCGACCATCCGCCCGGCCTCGACCTGGACCGGCTGCGCGGCCTGCTCGAGCGCGAGCGGCCCGGTCTGGCACACGGTCCGCTGACCGGCCGGCTCATCGAGGGCGGACGGTCGAACCTCACGTACATGGTCTCCGACGGCACCTCGCAGTGGGTCGTACGACGGCCCCCGCTCGGCCACGTCCTCGCCACCGCGCACGACATGAAGCGCGAGCACCGGGTCATCAGCGCGCTGCACCCGACGGACGTGCCGGTGCCGCGGCCTGTGCTGCTGTGCGAGGACGAGGAGGTGCTCGGGGCGCCGTTCTACGTCATGGAGTTCGTCGAGGGCACCCCGTACCGCACGGCCGACCAGCTCGCCCCGCTCGGCGCGGAGCGCACCCGGGGCGCGGCGCTGTCGCTGGTGGACACGCTCGTCGAGCTGCACGCGGTGGATCCGGCGTCGGTGGGCCTTGACGACTTCGGCCGGCCCGAGGGCTTCCTGGACCGCCAGCTGCGCCGCTGGGGCAAGCAGTTGGACGCCTCCCGCAACCGCGACCTGGCCGGCATCGACGAGCTGCACGTGACGCTCGGCCGCAGGCTGCCGGCCTCTCCCGCGGCGACGGTGGTCCACGGCGACTACCGGCTGGACAACGTCCTCATCGGTGACGACGACAAGATCAAGGCGATCCTCGACTGGGAGATGTCGACGCTGGGCGACCCGCTGACCGACCTGGGTCTGCTGGTCATGTACAGCATGCCGCTGGGCATGCCCGACTCCCCCGTCTCCACGACCGCCGAGGCCCCCGGGCATCCGGAACCGGCCGAACTGATCGAGCGGTACGCCGCGCGCTCGGGGCGCGACGTCTCCGCGGTCTCCTGGTACACGGCGTTCGCCTGGTTCAAGCTCGCCGTGATCCTGGAGGGCATCCACTACCGCTACACGCTGGGCCAGACGGTCGGCCGCGGCTTCGACCGCATCGGCGACCTGGTCCCGGTCTTCATCGAGCACGGCCTGAGCACACTTCAAGACGGAATCCAGGAGGGCTGA
- a CDS encoding NUDIX hydrolase yields the protein MSAADEILDIVDEHDQVVGRSRRGEAYAKGLRHRCVFIEARDSEGRLFVHRRTPTKLVFPSRYDMFVGGVVGAGESYDDAALREAEEELGVSGLPRPTHLFKFLYDDGAGQTWWSAVYEVRCELPVRPQPEEVDWHDFLPEAEVERRLADWTWVPDGLAAYERLKAHRAAG from the coding sequence ATGAGCGCTGCTGACGAGATCCTCGACATCGTCGACGAGCACGACCAGGTCGTCGGCCGGTCCCGGCGCGGCGAGGCCTACGCCAAGGGGTTGCGCCACCGCTGCGTCTTCATCGAGGCCCGGGATTCGGAGGGCCGCCTCTTCGTACATCGCCGCACGCCCACGAAGCTGGTCTTTCCCTCGCGGTACGACATGTTCGTCGGCGGGGTGGTCGGCGCGGGCGAGTCGTACGACGACGCCGCGCTGCGCGAGGCCGAGGAGGAACTCGGCGTCAGCGGCCTCCCCCGCCCCACCCACCTCTTCAAGTTCCTCTACGACGACGGCGCCGGGCAGACCTGGTGGTCGGCGGTGTACGAGGTCCGCTGCGAGCTGCCGGTGCGCCCGCAGCCGGAGGAGGTCGACTGGCACGACTTCCTGCCGGAGGCCGAGGTGGAACGGCGGCTGGCGGACTGGACGTGGGTACCGGACGGCCTGGCGGCGTACGAGCGCCTCAAGGCCCACCGGGCGGCCGGCTGA
- a CDS encoding DMT family transporter, protein MSLLILMLAVSAACCLGFGFVLQQNAAQKAPLNDFLSPRILLDLMKVPRWLGGIGLMVAGMALGAMALGQGEISLVEPLLATNLLFALALSRRQTKQPLGRQGWTGLALLAGGVTAFIIAGQPHGGAAPSGPFRQWLIIGVMIGAALLLTAYAKRSRLRAGPALLATAAGLLYGVQDALTRLTGQRFAEGGMAEVLTSWQPYAVVALGLTGLILVQSAFETASLRMSLPALTAAQPLAGILCGVGFLGDRLRADSGALAWEAAGLAAIVVGIIMLGTHSAMPSGVKQPRQVAVAAVPAR, encoded by the coding sequence GTGTCGCTTCTGATCCTGATGCTCGCCGTGAGTGCCGCCTGCTGCCTGGGCTTCGGCTTCGTACTGCAGCAAAACGCGGCCCAGAAGGCGCCGCTGAACGACTTCCTCTCCCCCCGGATCCTCCTCGACCTGATGAAGGTGCCCCGCTGGCTGGGCGGCATCGGGCTCATGGTGGCCGGCATGGCGCTCGGCGCGATGGCGCTGGGCCAGGGCGAGATCTCCCTCGTGGAACCGCTGCTGGCGACGAACCTGCTCTTCGCGCTCGCTCTCTCCCGCCGCCAGACCAAGCAGCCGTTGGGCCGCCAGGGCTGGACGGGACTCGCGCTGCTCGCGGGCGGTGTCACGGCCTTCATCATCGCCGGACAGCCGCACGGCGGGGCGGCGCCCAGCGGCCCCTTCCGGCAGTGGCTGATCATCGGCGTCATGATCGGGGCGGCGCTGCTGCTCACGGCGTATGCGAAGCGTTCGCGGCTCAGGGCCGGTCCTGCGCTGCTGGCCACGGCCGCCGGTCTGCTGTACGGCGTGCAGGACGCGCTGACGCGCCTGACCGGGCAGCGTTTCGCCGAGGGCGGCATGGCGGAGGTCCTCACCAGCTGGCAGCCGTACGCCGTGGTGGCGCTCGGCCTCACCGGGCTGATCCTCGTCCAGAGCGCGTTCGAGACGGCATCCCTGCGGATGTCCCTGCCGGCCCTGACCGCGGCCCAGCCGCTGGCCGGCATCCTGTGCGGCGTCGGCTTCCTCGGCGACCGGCTGCGCGCCGACTCGGGCGCGCTGGCGTGGGAGGCGGCGGGGCTCGCCGCGATCGTGGTGGGCATCATCATGCTCGGCACGCATTCGGCGATGCCGAGCGGCGTGAAGCAGCCCCGGCAGGTTGCCGTGGCGGCGGTTCCGGCGCGCTGA
- a CDS encoding class I adenylate-forming enzyme family protein: MTESPYAAKPWVALLTDVQRAPIAPADSLVHALRRAVAETPERVFLAYFDGRLTYREVDELSDSVAGHLAARGLERGDRVAILLQNSPHFVIALLGAWKAGAVVVPVNPMYKSGEVGHVLRDGEVAALICSDRAWESYLRETAADSPVRIVLTGCELDFQTRGDERVLTFERLPGAEDADDLTAVARAGHKAPQGRELGPSDIALISYTSGTSGTPKGATNTHGNVMYNAERQRTGLGLPDAPVYYALAPLFHITGMVCQLGASLNSAGTLVLTYRFDAGVVLDAFAEHRPHYTVGPSTAFMALAAHPAVTPEHFSSFVNISSGGAPVPPALVEKFRAGFGPYIRNGYGLTECTAPCASVPPGLEAPVDPASGTLAVGLPGPETVVRIVDEQGQEVPFGEQGEIVVRGPQVVPGYWRRPDATAETFPDGELRTGDIGFMDAEGWLYVVDRKKDMINASGFKVWPREVEDVLYTHPAVREAAVVGVPDGYRGETVKAYISLRPGAETDPDTLAAYCKERLAAYKYPRQVEILPDLPKTASGKILRRELRSRANDG, encoded by the coding sequence GTGACCGAATCCCCGTACGCGGCCAAGCCCTGGGTGGCCCTGCTCACCGACGTCCAGCGCGCCCCGATCGCACCGGCGGACTCGCTCGTGCACGCCCTGCGCCGGGCCGTCGCCGAGACCCCGGAGCGCGTCTTCCTCGCCTACTTCGACGGCCGGCTCACCTACCGCGAGGTCGACGAGCTCAGCGACTCCGTCGCCGGGCACCTCGCCGCCCGTGGCCTGGAGCGCGGCGACCGGGTGGCGATCCTCCTGCAGAACTCCCCGCACTTCGTGATCGCCCTGCTCGGCGCCTGGAAGGCGGGGGCGGTCGTCGTGCCGGTCAACCCCATGTACAAGTCGGGGGAGGTCGGCCATGTCCTGCGCGACGGGGAAGTGGCCGCGCTGATCTGCTCGGACCGGGCCTGGGAGTCGTACCTGCGCGAGACCGCGGCCGACTCGCCGGTGCGGATCGTGCTCACCGGCTGTGAGCTGGATTTCCAGACGCGGGGCGACGAGCGCGTGCTGACCTTCGAGCGACTGCCGGGCGCCGAGGACGCCGACGACCTGACGGCCGTCGCCCGCGCCGGCCACAAGGCGCCGCAGGGGCGTGAGCTCGGCCCGTCCGACATCGCGCTGATCAGCTACACCTCCGGTACGAGCGGCACCCCCAAGGGCGCCACCAACACGCACGGCAACGTCATGTACAACGCCGAGCGCCAGCGGACGGGGCTCGGCCTGCCGGACGCGCCCGTGTACTACGCGCTGGCGCCCCTGTTCCACATCACCGGGATGGTCTGCCAGCTCGGCGCGAGCCTCAACAGCGCGGGCACGCTGGTGCTGACGTACCGCTTCGACGCGGGTGTCGTGCTGGACGCGTTCGCCGAGCACCGGCCGCACTACACGGTCGGCCCGTCGACGGCCTTCATGGCGCTGGCCGCCCACCCGGCCGTCACCCCGGAGCACTTCTCCTCCTTCGTGAACATCTCTTCGGGCGGCGCCCCCGTGCCGCCCGCCCTGGTGGAGAAGTTCCGGGCCGGCTTCGGGCCGTACATCCGCAACGGCTACGGCCTCACCGAGTGCACCGCCCCCTGCGCCTCCGTCCCGCCCGGCCTGGAGGCCCCCGTCGACCCGGCCTCCGGGACGCTGGCCGTGGGGCTGCCGGGCCCCGAGACGGTCGTACGGATCGTCGACGAGCAGGGCCAGGAGGTGCCGTTCGGCGAGCAGGGCGAGATCGTGGTGCGCGGGCCGCAGGTCGTGCCCGGCTACTGGCGGCGCCCCGACGCCACCGCCGAGACCTTCCCCGACGGCGAACTGCGCACCGGGGACATCGGCTTCATGGACGCCGAGGGCTGGCTGTACGTCGTCGACCGCAAGAAGGACATGATCAACGCGTCCGGCTTCAAGGTGTGGCCGCGCGAGGTCGAGGACGTGCTCTACACGCACCCGGCGGTGCGCGAGGCGGCCGTCGTGGGGGTGCCCGACGGGTACCGCGGGGAGACCGTCAAGGCGTACATCAGCCTCCGTCCGGGTGCGGAAACGGACCCCGACACACTCGCTGCCTACTGCAAGGAGAGACTGGCCGCCTACAAATATCCGCGTCAGGTGGAGATCCTGCCGGACTTGCCCAAGACGGCAAGTGGGAAGATCCTCCGTCGGGAACTTCGTTCCCGTGCGAACGACGGCTAG
- a CDS encoding YidH family protein: MIEFVRNVRLWFAPQEIRQEGGTPDYRFSLANERTFLAWLRTALALVGGGFAVDQFLPDLRWGWRVGLALALLAAGVLCSLRAVNHWVRCERAMRRGEDLPVSRFPAVLSLVVAVVAIAMVVVVLVGWEG; the protein is encoded by the coding sequence GTGATCGAGTTCGTACGGAACGTCCGGCTGTGGTTTGCGCCGCAGGAGATCCGGCAGGAGGGCGGCACGCCCGACTACCGGTTCTCGCTGGCCAACGAGCGCACTTTTCTGGCCTGGCTGCGTACCGCGCTCGCGCTCGTCGGCGGTGGCTTCGCGGTGGACCAGTTCCTGCCGGACCTGCGCTGGGGCTGGCGCGTGGGGCTGGCGCTCGCGCTGCTCGCGGCCGGCGTGCTGTGTTCGTTGCGTGCGGTCAACCACTGGGTGCGCTGCGAGCGAGCGATGCGGCGGGGCGAGGACCTGCCGGTGTCGCGGTTTCCGGCGGTGCTGAGCCTGGTGGTCGCGGTCGTGGCCATCGCGATGGTCGTCGTCGTGCTCGTGGGGTGGGAAGGGTGA
- a CDS encoding DUF202 domain-containing protein, which produces MNPGAVAEPVRDPGLQPERTRLAWRRTTLSGTVAAVLAVKAALHGAVSVVGLLVCALCIGLWLGFLALAHRRIRVLASSAEPAALAPRHATATVLFTLALAICGAALVL; this is translated from the coding sequence GTGAACCCCGGGGCGGTCGCCGAGCCCGTCAGGGATCCGGGACTTCAGCCCGAGCGGACGCGCCTCGCATGGCGCCGTACGACCCTGTCCGGCACCGTGGCCGCCGTACTCGCCGTGAAGGCCGCACTGCACGGCGCCGTCTCGGTGGTCGGGCTCCTCGTCTGCGCCCTGTGCATCGGGCTGTGGCTGGGCTTCCTGGCCCTCGCCCACCGCCGCATCCGCGTCCTCGCCTCGTCCGCCGAGCCAGCGGCGTTGGCCCCCCGGCATGCCACGGCCACGGTCCTTTTCACCCTGGCCCTGGCCATCTGCGGCGCCGCCCTGGTCCTCTGA